From a region of the Eulemur rufifrons isolate Redbay chromosome 7, OSU_ERuf_1, whole genome shotgun sequence genome:
- the ZMAT3 gene encoding zinc finger matrin-type protein 3 isoform X2 codes for MILLQHTGLPPPKQPLTSPPMSVATRSTGSLQLPPQKPFGQDTSLPLAGEEELPKGGEQDSALEELCKPLYCKLCNVTLNSAQQAQAHYQGKNHGKKLRNYYAANSCPPPARMSHAVEPAATPVVPVPSQVGSFKPGGRVILATENDYCKLCDASFSSPAVAQAHYQGKNHAKRLRLAEAQSNSFSDSSEVGHRRARKEGNEFKMMPTRRNMYSVQNNSGPYFNPRSRQRIPRDLAMCVTPSGQFYCSMCNVGAGEEMEFRQHLESKQHKSKVSEQRYRNEMENLGYV; via the exons ATGATCCTCCTGCAACACACAGGGCTTCCTCCGCCTAAGCAGCCCTTAACCTCTCCTCCTATGTCAGTGGCCACCAGGTCTACAGGATCTTTGCAGCTTCCACCACAGAAGCCTTTTGGGCAGGACACTTCCTTGCCTCTGGCAGGGGAAGAAGAGTTACCTAAGGGAGGAGAACAAGACTCTGCCCTGGAGGAGCTATGTAAGCCCCTGTACTGCAAACTCTGCAATGTCACTTTGAACTCAGCGCAGCAAGCCCAGGCTCATTATCAg gGTAAAAATCATGGTAAGAAGCTCCGCAATTACTACGCAGCAAATAGCTGTCCGCCTCCTGCCAGAATGAGCCATGCGGTGGAACCCGCAGCTACTCCAGTTGTTCCAGTCCCTTCACAG GTGGGCTCCTTTAAGCCAGGAGGCAGAGTGATCCTGGCCACAGAGAATGATTACTGTAAGCTCTGTGATGCCTCCTTTAGTTCTCCGGCTGTGGCTCAGGCACACTATCAAGGGAAGAATCATGCCAAGAGGCTGCGGCTGGCAGAAGCACAGAGTAACTCATTCTC GGATTCTTCAGAGGTGGGCCACCGGCGGGCCCGGAAAGAAGGGAATGAATTTAAGATGATGCCTACTAGGAGAAATATGTATTCAGTACAGAATAATTCAG GTCCTTACTTCAATCCCCGCTCTCGGCAGAGAATTCCACGTGATCTAGCCATGTGCGTTACTCCAAGTGGCCAGTTTTACTGCTCAATGTGTAATGTTGGGGCTGGTGAAGAAATGGAATTCCGGCAGCATTTAGAGAGCAAGCAACATAAAAGCAAGGTGTCTGAACAGCGGTACAGGAATGAGATGGAGAATCTGGGATATGTATAG
- the ZMAT3 gene encoding zinc finger matrin-type protein 3 isoform X1 produces MILLQHTGLPPPKQPLTSPPMSVATRSTGSLQLPPQKPFGQDTSLPLAGEEELPKGGEQDSALEELCKPLYCKLCNVTLNSAQQAQAHYQGKNHGKKLRNYYAANSCPPPARMSHAVEPAATPVVPVPSQVGSFKPGGRVILATENDYCKLCDASFSSPAVAQAHYQGKNHAKRLRLAEAQSNSFSDSSEVGHRRARKEGNEFKMMPTRRNMYSVQNNSAGPYFNPRSRQRIPRDLAMCVTPSGQFYCSMCNVGAGEEMEFRQHLESKQHKSKVSEQRYRNEMENLGYV; encoded by the exons ATGATCCTCCTGCAACACACAGGGCTTCCTCCGCCTAAGCAGCCCTTAACCTCTCCTCCTATGTCAGTGGCCACCAGGTCTACAGGATCTTTGCAGCTTCCACCACAGAAGCCTTTTGGGCAGGACACTTCCTTGCCTCTGGCAGGGGAAGAAGAGTTACCTAAGGGAGGAGAACAAGACTCTGCCCTGGAGGAGCTATGTAAGCCCCTGTACTGCAAACTCTGCAATGTCACTTTGAACTCAGCGCAGCAAGCCCAGGCTCATTATCAg gGTAAAAATCATGGTAAGAAGCTCCGCAATTACTACGCAGCAAATAGCTGTCCGCCTCCTGCCAGAATGAGCCATGCGGTGGAACCCGCAGCTACTCCAGTTGTTCCAGTCCCTTCACAG GTGGGCTCCTTTAAGCCAGGAGGCAGAGTGATCCTGGCCACAGAGAATGATTACTGTAAGCTCTGTGATGCCTCCTTTAGTTCTCCGGCTGTGGCTCAGGCACACTATCAAGGGAAGAATCATGCCAAGAGGCTGCGGCTGGCAGAAGCACAGAGTAACTCATTCTC GGATTCTTCAGAGGTGGGCCACCGGCGGGCCCGGAAAGAAGGGAATGAATTTAAGATGATGCCTACTAGGAGAAATATGTATTCAGTACAGAATAATTCAG CAGGTCCTTACTTCAATCCCCGCTCTCGGCAGAGAATTCCACGTGATCTAGCCATGTGCGTTACTCCAAGTGGCCAGTTTTACTGCTCAATGTGTAATGTTGGGGCTGGTGAAGAAATGGAATTCCGGCAGCATTTAGAGAGCAAGCAACATAAAAGCAAGGTGTCTGAACAGCGGTACAGGAATGAGATGGAGAATCTGGGATATGTATAG